GCGGAACGACCGACGCTGGTGGCACGACCGATGCCGGTGGCGCGACCGATGCCGGTGGCACGACCGATGCCGGTGGCACGACCGATGCCGGTGGCGGCGAAGCGGCCGGTTCGGGCCAGTAACTTCACTTTAGCCGCCGCGTAAGCGGCAGGCGACGACGAACGAGGGGCGTTTGGCTTTGGAGTCCGACGCCCTTTCTGCTATTTCCAGACTCGGATAGGTAACCTCCTACCACCATGCTCGATCCTCGCGTTACAAAGCTGGCCGAACTCTTGGCCACGCATTCCACCGAACTCGGACCCGACGACGCCGTGCTGATCCACACCTTCGACATCCCCGACGAGGTGACCGCCGAATGCGTACGGGTCGTGCAGTCGAAGGGCGCGAAGGCGGTACTGCGACGGGAAAGCAGCCTCGTCCGAAGGCAGCTTCTCCTCGGTCTCGACGAAGCCGGCACCGAACTCATCGCCGATGTTGAAAAGTACGAGATGACGAAGATGACCGCATACTGGTCGCTCAGAGGCTCGCACAACATCGGGGAGAACTCGGACGTTCCGAGCGAGAAGCTCTCAATGTGGCAACGACTCTACGCGACGCCGGTCGTGTTCGAAGTTCGAGTCCCGAATACCAAATGGGTCGCGCTCCGCTGGCCGACGCCGAGCATGGCGCAGCAAGCGAACGCTTCGACGCAGGCGTTCGAGGACTTCTACTTCAGGGTCTGCACGCTCGACTACTCCAAGATGGAGAAGGCGGTCGCTCCCCTCGTCGACCTCATGAACGCGACCGATCAAGTCCGAATCGTCGGGCCCGGAACGGAGTTTGAGTTTTCGATCAAGGACATCGGCGCCGTTCCTTGCATCGGCAAGCGAAACATCCCCGATGGCGAGTGCTTTTCTTGCCCCGTCAAGGATTCGGCGAACGGGGTCGTTCAATACAACACCTCGTCGCTGTATCAAGGGACCGTGTTCAAGGACGTCCGCTATGTGGTGAAGAACGGCAAGATCGTCGAGGCGGAAGCTGGGGCGCAGACCGAGAAGCTCAACGAGATCCTCGACACCGATGAAGGCGCGCGGTACTTTGGGGAGTGGTCGCTGGGCTTCAACCCCTATGTGCTCGACCCGATGCTCGACACGCTGTTCGATGAGAAGATCGCGGGCTCGTTCCACCTCACGCCCGGAAACGCCTACCCGCCCCCTGGCGGCAACGGCAACAAGTCGGCGATCCACTGGGATAAGGTCGTGATCCAACGCCCCGAATATGGAGGGGGCGAAATCCGGTTCGATGGCAAGCTGATCCGCAAGGATGGCTTGTTCGTCGTTCCGCAACTCGAGGGCCTGAACCCTGCAAGCCTCGCCTAGCCCGTTTCACGACCCGCGCTTCTTGGGAAACCCGCTTTGATCGACCTGTTGCTAAACCTCGACTCCCACCTCGAGGGCGTGATCGCTCAGTACGGCCCTTGGGTGTACGGAATCCTGTTCGCGATCGTGTTCATGGAGACGGGGCTTGTCGTGACGCCGTTCTTGCCGGGCGACACGCTGTTGTTTGCCGCGGGAATCTTCAGCCAACCCGATGGAGGGCTCAATTTGTGGCTGGTGGCCCTGACGTTTCTATTTGCGGCCCTGGCGGGCGACAATGTGAATTACCAAATCGGACGGCTGCTGGGGCGTCGGCTCTTCCGCAACGAAAACTCACGGGTGTTCAAGAGGTCTCACCTCGATCGCACGCACGCTTTTTTTGAACGCTACGGCGGCAAGACCATCATCCTCGCGCGGTTCGTGCCGATCGTTCGGACCTTCACGCCTTTTGTCGCGGGGATG
The genomic region above belongs to Candidatus Nitrosymbiomonas proteolyticus and contains:
- a CDS encoding aminopeptidase, whose protein sequence is MLDPRVTKLAELLATHSTELGPDDAVLIHTFDIPDEVTAECVRVVQSKGAKAVLRRESSLVRRQLLLGLDEAGTELIADVEKYEMTKMTAYWSLRGSHNIGENSDVPSEKLSMWQRLYATPVVFEVRVPNTKWVALRWPTPSMAQQANASTQAFEDFYFRVCTLDYSKMEKAVAPLVDLMNATDQVRIVGPGTEFEFSIKDIGAVPCIGKRNIPDGECFSCPVKDSANGVVQYNTSSLYQGTVFKDVRYVVKNGKIVEAEAGAQTEKLNEILDTDEGARYFGEWSLGFNPYVLDPMLDTLFDEKIAGSFHLTPGNAYPPPGGNGNKSAIHWDKVVIQRPEYGGGEIRFDGKLIRKDGLFVVPQLEGLNPASLA